The Terriglobales bacterium nucleotide sequence GCTTCTCCGCCAGCAGCGTGACCTTCTCCGGCGGAGGCGGCGCGCTCGCCAGCGACGCCAGCGTCGCCGCGTTCAGCCGCGCCACGTTCGCTACGTACTCGAAGTCCACGTACTTCGGCAGGTCTCCATATTCGATGCCGTTCTCCGTCCGCGGGTCCTGATGCTGGTGGCTGTATTCCTCGCGGTACTCCGTGAACCGCACCGCCGCGAACCCCTGCTCGTTGAACGCCGTGTGGTCCCCGCCCCGCAGGTAGCGGTCGCGCCGGAACACCAGCTTCGGCCCGAAATCCGTCTTGGCCAGGTACTTCTTCGCGACTTCCCGGACATAGCGCGCCAGCTGCCGCGAGGCCGAATCGCTCTCCCCGCCCAGGTTGCGGATCATCCGCACCTGCTCCTCCGTCGCCGCCGCCGGCACGCCCTCGCTGAATACCCGCACGATGCTCGGGTCCTGCCCCGGCGCCTTCACGCCGCCCACGATGTCGTTGTTCAGCACGCCCTCGATCTGCCAGCCTTGCTCCTTCGCCATCTTCGCGAAGTGCGCCGCCCCCAGCAGTCCCTGCTCCTCGCCCACCACGGTGAGGAAGATGATGGTCGCCGGAACCTTCTTCTTGCTCAGCACGCGCGCGCACTCCAGGCTCACCGCCGTGCCGCTGGCATCGTCGTTTGCGCCCGGAGCATTGGTCTTCGGGTCGGTCGGGCTCGACGGCATCGAGTCATAGTGCCCGGTCACCAGGTAGATGCGCCTGGCCTGCAGCGCATCCGTCCCCCGCAGCACCGCGTAGACGTTGGCCATGTCGGTGGGCTGCGGCACCCGCCGCCCCGGCTCCTGCGTCCACTGGTCGTACTGCACCTCCAGGCATCCGCCGCACGCCTGCGAGTAGCGCTCGAACTCGCTCTTGATCCACTCCCGCGCCGCGACCACACCCTTGCCCTGCTTCGCCATCTCAGGGTCGTTGGACGAGAGCGAGTTGCGCGTCCCGAAGCTCACCAGCTTCTCGATGGTCGCTTTCACCCGCGCCGGCGAGACGTCTCGCACCGCGGAGGCGATCTGCGGGTCGATCTGCTGCCGCGCCGGCCGCTGCGCCCAAGCGCTGCCGCAGACCAAGGGGATCAGTGCCAGCACCAGGAACCGGTGTGACCGTCGCATGGAGGGATCCTTTCACAGTAGAGACGGCCTTCTGGCCGTCTCCGAAAAGAAGGGTGTGCCGCTATTGACGGCGGCTGCCGGAGATTCTAAATATACCGAGGGGCTTGCGCCATCAACCGCTGCACCATTTGTGGTGCGCCCCAAGATCCCAAGGAGTTGCGATGCTCCTCTGCCCAGAATGCGAAACCGATCTCGACGTCGACGCCGAAGAGGTCGATGAAGGCGAGATCGTCTCCTGCTCCGAGTGTGGCACCGACTTCGAGGTCGTGACCACCCACCCTCTCGAGCTCAAGCTCGTGAGCGACGACGAGGACGACGAGGAGGAAGCCGAAGACGAGGATGAGAACGGTGACTACTAGCCGCCGCGCCCTGCTCGCCGCGCTCGTCCCGCTGCTCGCCGCCGGCCTGCTCTCCGCCGCCCCGCCCAGGCAGGAAGAGAAGCCCTACGCGCTCATCTTTTGCACCGTCTGGGCGCCCGACGGCCGGCCCGCCTGGGGCGTCAGGCTCAAGGTCCGCCGCGCCGACCAGAAGAAGGCCAAGTGGGAGGGCGTCTCCGACCGCCGTGGCGAGTTCGCCCTGCGCGTCCCCGCCGGCGCCGCCGACTACGTCATCACCGCCGACCTCGACACCAGGGGCCCCAAGCCCGAGGCCAAGGTCCACGTGGAGAATGACGAGCGCGTGGACGTCAGCCTGCATCTAACAGAGTAGAACCCCAAGTCATGCTTTACGGTAGGCTCACCATATAGGGTAGAGTCGCCCTTCTGGGCGTCTCCAAAGGAGAAGGTCGTGAACAAGCTGTTCCGCATCGTCGTGCTGTCGCTGGCGGCTCTGACCGTCTCGGGCGCCGTGCTGGCCTGGGCCGTCCCGCCGGAAAAGAAGAAGGAGAGCACGCTCCGCACGCTCGAGGGCTACATCTACGGCCAGGGGGACGCCCCGCTGCCCGCCGCCGTCGTCTACCTCAAGAACACCAAGACCCTGGCCGTGAAGAGCCTCTATGCCGGCGACGACGGCAGCTACCGCTTCAACGCTCTCTCGCCCAACACCGATTACGAGATCTTCGCCGAGTACAAGGGCAAGCGCTCCGACACCAAGGTCCTCAGCTCCTTCGACTCGCGCACCTCCGCCCGCATCAACCTCCACATCGACACCGCCAAGTAGCCCTTCTCTGTGCCGTCGGCTAAAGCCGACTCATTCTTCCTCCGGGACGATTTCCCAGCACTTACGTGCTGGGCTAACGAATCCCGTCCTTCGGACTGGCTCTTCGCTACCGGCGCCGTGCTTCGATGTGGCTTGCCAACGACTGTTTCCAAAGCCCTGAACAGCCCGCGAAGCGACACACCAGTCCCGCGCAGCGGGACGCCATTCGTTAGCCCAGGGCGTAAGCCCTGGGAACAGTTCCCATGTCGACTCCCCAGTCGGCTTCAGCCGACGGCACAAACAAAAAGGCCGCCCTTTCGGGCGGCCTTGGACCTTCAGGAACCTTACCGGTCTTCGTTGCTCGCGCGCTTCCAGTTGATCAGGTCGCCCAGCGACGTGGTCGCCCCCGAGCCCGACGACGAGCTCTTGCCCTCGCTCTTCGCCGGCTGCTTGTAGTGCTCCACTTCCTGGCGGCTGGCCTCTTCGCCCACCGCGCGGATCGAGAGCCCCACCTTCTTCTCTTCCGGGTTCATCTTGATGATCTTGAACTCGTGCTCCATGCCCGCCTCGAGCTTCAGGGGCGCGCCGCTCGCGTCCACCGCCTCCGAGTTGTGGCACAGCCCTTCCACGCCCTGCGCGATCTCGACGAACGCGCCGAACGTCGCCGTGCGCATCACCTTGCCGTGCACCACGTCGCCGATCTTGTGCGTCTGGAAGAACGTCTCCCACACGTCGGGCTGGAGCTGCTTCATCCCGAGCGAAAGGCGCCGCTGCTCCGGCTCGATGCCCAGCACCACCGCCTTCACCTTGTCGCCCTTCTTCAGCACTTCCGACGGATGCTTGATGCGCTTCGTCCAGCTCATGTTCGAGACGTGCACCAGCCCGTCGATCCCGTCCTCGACTTCCACGAACGCGCCGAAGTCGGTCAGGTTCCGCACCTTGCCCTCGACGATCGCGCCGTTGGGATACTTCTCGTGCAGCGTCTCCCACGGGTTCGTCTCCAGCTGCTTCATGCCCAGCGAGATCCGCCGGTCGGTCGGGTTCACGTTCAGCACGATGGTCTCGACCTGGTCGTTCACCTTCACCAGCTTCGACGGATGCTTCATCCGCTTCGACCACGTCATTTCCGAGACGTGCACCAGCCCCTCGATCCCCTGTTCCAGCTCCACGAACGCGCCGTAATCGGTCACCGAGATCACGCGCCCCTTCACGTGCGCTCCCACCGGATAGCGGTGCGCCGCATCCAGCCACGGGTCGGGCGTGAGCTGCTTGAATCCCAGCGACACCCGCTGCTTCTCGGTGTCGTACTTCAGCACCTTCACGTGGATCTCGTCGCCCACGTTCACCAGGTCGCGCGGGTGCGTCAGCCGCCCCCACGACATGTCGGTGATGTGCAGCAGCCCGTCGATGCCGCCCAGGTCCACGAACGCGCCGTAGTCGGTCAGGTTCTTCACCGTCCCGGTCAGCACCGCGCCTTCGTGCAGCTCGGCCAGCGTCTTCTCGCGCTTCTCCTTCACGCCTTCTTCCAGCAGTTCCTTGCGCGAGACCACCACGTTGCCGCGTTTCTTGTTCAGCTTGATGACGCGGACTTCGATCTCCTGTCCCTTGAGCGCGTCCAGGTTCCGCACCGGCTTCACGTCCACCTGCGAGCCCGGCAGGAACGCCTTCGCGCCCGCCACTTCCACCGACAGCCCGCCCTTCACCCGGTCGATCACGCGGCCCTTGATGGCCGCCTTCTCGTTGTACGCCTTCTCGATCTCGTCCCACGCTCCGAAGCGCTGCGCCCGCTCGTGCGACAGCCGGATGCCGCCCTCTTCGCTCTCGCCTCCCAGCACCATCACCGGGATCTCGTCGCCCACCTGGAAGCGCGGCTTGCCCTCGTGGTCGGTCACCTCCGAGAGCGGCACCACGCCTTCGCTCTTCTGGCCGATGTCGACCACCACGCTCTTCTCCGTGATCTTGATCACGGTGCCTTTGGTGACGCGATGTTCGTGTTGTGCCGACGCGGCTGCTTCCGCTTCGGCTTCGAAGTTTTCGAGGACGGTTGCGAAGTCTTCCATGGTCTCTTTGTCTTTGCGCGCGGGCGGGGTATGAGGGGCTGCGGCCCGGGCGTCAGGAGTAGGATTCTGCTGCGCTGCTGCGGGATGCGTCTGGGGAGGCTGCGGGGCTTCCGCCTGCGTTGGCTCTTGCTGCTGCTCTTCGGTCCGGACTGTCGTCTCGTCTGCCAACGTTAAAAACCTTCACCCGGCGCGCGCCGGATGCTTGGGGGAAGTTCGGGCCTCGAAGTCTTCAGGGTCGGAGCCTTGCGTCAGAAGCTCTCGCACGGGTCGGTGCGGCGGGAATACCCACGAGGAGTTCCAAGAACGAAGGCTGGAAAACCAGCGGCCGGATCTGCGGAGCTCATCGCTCCGAGACTCTTCCACTATAGCGACCCCCCTCCGGAGTGTCAAACCCGCGCCGCCCGCATTTTCAGCACGGCAGGACATCGCCCGCGTGTACATTGTCCTTCGTGGACCGCATCTTCACGCCCTGGCGCTACGCCTACGTCTCGCAGGCCGAAAAAGTCGACGGCTGCATCTTCTGCCAACTCGCCCAGGCGCCCGACGACCGCAAGGCCCTCATCGTCCACCGCGGCCGCCACTGCTACATCGTCCTCAACGCCTTCCCCTACACCTCCGGACACGTGATGGTCGTCCCCACCGCGCACCTCGACACGCTCGCGCAGCTCCCCCAGCCCGCCGCCGAAGAGATGATGGCCCTCACCCAGCGCCTCGACGCCGTCTTGCGCCAGGTCTACCGCCCCGAAGGCGTCAATATCGGCATGAACATCGGCAAGGCCGCCGGTGCCGGCGTCGCCGGACACATCCACATGCACGTCCTGCCGCGCTGGTCCGCCGACTCCAACTTCATGACCACCGTCGCCGAGACTCGCGTCCTCCCCGAAGACCTCACCGTGACCTGGGAGCGCCTGAAGAAAGCCTTCACTCCCTGAACGGAGGTCATCCCGAGCGAGTCCGCTGCGGCGGACGAGTCGAGGGACCTGCGTTTCCGGCCGCGCAGTTACAATCCCTCCAGTGTCCGACCCCACGCCCGCCATCGCCGACGAATCGCCGCGTCCCGCGCGCAACTCGTTCCTCTTCTGGCTTGGCGGGACCCTCGCCGCTCTCATCCTCCGCCTCATCGGCGTCACTCTGCGCGTCACCGTCTCCATCGAAGAGGGCGGGCCGCCCGAGTTCTGCGTCCCCGCCACCATCTACAGCTTCTGGCACCGCTGCATCCTGCCGGCGTGCTGGCACTACCGCGGGCGCGACATCGGCGTGATGACCTCGCGATCCGAAGACGGCGAATACATCGCGCGCACCATCGAGCACTTCGGCTTCCTCCCGGTGCGCGGCTCCAGCTCGCGCGGCGGCGCCCGCGCGCTGCTCGAGATGCGCAAGCTCATCGAGGCCGGCCACACCGTCGCCTTCACCATCGACGGCCCCCGCGGCCCCAAGTACGTCGCCAAGCCCGGCCCGGTGCTGCTCGCCAAGTCCACCCAGAAGCCGATGCTCGTCTTCCACTACGCCGTCGACCGCGCCTGGATCCTCAACACCTGGGACGACTTCATCATCCCCAAGCCCTTCGCGCGCGTCCTGGTCCGCGTGAGCCGCTACATGTTCGTTCCCCCCGACGCCGACGAGCCCGCCATGCAGCGCTATCACCAGGAGCTCCAGGCCGCCCTCGACCGCGTCCGCATCTTCGCCGAAGAGAATCTTCGCGCACTGACCCGCAACGCTTCGTGAGCTCCTTTGTGAGACCTTTGTGTCCTTGGTGTTGTGCTTTTGGTGTTGTGCTTTTGACTTTCCCTCGTCCCGCCGGTAACCTTCTTCGGCCGACACAGGCTCAGCTCTTTCGCAACTTCCTTTTGGTCCGCGCGTCGAGAAGCGGGTGAGATTCCCGCGCTGCCGCGCAACTGTCAGGAGGATCGCCCGTTCGCCACTGTCCCGCTCGGCGGGATGGGAAGGCGCCCGGGCCATGATCCTCGTAAAGCCAGGAGACCGGCGCGGACCGCAATCCCCACCCCTTTCGCGTGCAAAGGAGGATTCCCGTGCGCCGTCTCCTGCTCTTCCTGCTGCTCTCTTCCACCGTCGCCTTCTCCGCCGAGCTCACCGTCAAGGTCACCGACCCGCAGTCCGCCGTCGTGGCGGGCGCGCGCGTCACCGTTTACCGCGGCAGCTCCGTCGCCGCCATCCAGACCACGAAAGCCGACGGCGCCGCCACCGTCTCCGTCCCAGGCGGCGCCTACCGCGTCGAGGTCCTCGCCGCCGGCTTCGCGCCGCGCTCGCTCGACGTCACCGCTCCCGGCTCCCTCACCGCGCAGCTCGCCATCGCCACCCAGCCCGAGACCGTCAACGTCACCGCCTCCGGCGCGCCCATCGAGACCGACCGCTCCGGTTCCCCGGTCGAGAGCCTCGACACCAGACAGCTCGAGCTTCTCCAGCCCGTCGCCGCCTCCGACGCGCTCCGCTTCCTGCCCGGCGCCGTCGTCAACCAGGCCGGACGCCGCGGCGGCCAGGCCTCGCTCTTCGTCCGCGGCGGCGAGTCCCGCTACAACAAGGTCATCGTCGACGGCGTCCCCATCAACGAGCCCGGCGGCACCTTCGACTTCGGCGTC carries:
- a CDS encoding HIT domain-containing protein; protein product: MDRIFTPWRYAYVSQAEKVDGCIFCQLAQAPDDRKALIVHRGRHCYIVLNAFPYTSGHVMVVPTAHLDTLAQLPQPAAEEMMALTQRLDAVLRQVYRPEGVNIGMNIGKAAGAGVAGHIHMHVLPRWSADSNFMTTVAETRVLPEDLTVTWERLKKAFTP
- a CDS encoding M28 family metallopeptidase is translated as MRRSHRFLVLALIPLVCGSAWAQRPARQQIDPQIASAVRDVSPARVKATIEKLVSFGTRNSLSSNDPEMAKQGKGVVAAREWIKSEFERYSQACGGCLEVQYDQWTQEPGRRVPQPTDMANVYAVLRGTDALQARRIYLVTGHYDSMPSSPTDPKTNAPGANDDASGTAVSLECARVLSKKKVPATIIFLTVVGEEQGLLGAAHFAKMAKEQGWQIEGVLNNDIVGGVKAPGQDPSIVRVFSEGVPAAATEEQVRMIRNLGGESDSASRQLARYVREVAKKYLAKTDFGPKLVFRRDRYLRGGDHTAFNEQGFAAVRFTEYREEYSHQHQDPRTENGIEYGDLPKYVDFEYVANVARLNAATLASLASAPPPPEKVTLLAEKLENDTSLVWEPSTGATSYEVLWRPTTAAEWENVEQAGNATQATLKRSKDNVVFAVRAVDKQGHRSLPVVPTPKIGSALPRPQQPAAAEKKPEEKK
- a CDS encoding 30S ribosomal protein S1, yielding MADETTVRTEEQQQEPTQAEAPQPPQTHPAAAQQNPTPDARAAAPHTPPARKDKETMEDFATVLENFEAEAEAAASAQHEHRVTKGTVIKITEKSVVVDIGQKSEGVVPLSEVTDHEGKPRFQVGDEIPVMVLGGESEEGGIRLSHERAQRFGAWDEIEKAYNEKAAIKGRVIDRVKGGLSVEVAGAKAFLPGSQVDVKPVRNLDALKGQEIEVRVIKLNKKRGNVVVSRKELLEEGVKEKREKTLAELHEGAVLTGTVKNLTDYGAFVDLGGIDGLLHITDMSWGRLTHPRDLVNVGDEIHVKVLKYDTEKQRVSLGFKQLTPDPWLDAAHRYPVGAHVKGRVISVTDYGAFVELEQGIEGLVHVSEMTWSKRMKHPSKLVKVNDQVETIVLNVNPTDRRISLGMKQLETNPWETLHEKYPNGAIVEGKVRNLTDFGAFVEVEDGIDGLVHVSNMSWTKRIKHPSEVLKKGDKVKAVVLGIEPEQRRLSLGMKQLQPDVWETFFQTHKIGDVVHGKVMRTATFGAFVEIAQGVEGLCHNSEAVDASGAPLKLEAGMEHEFKIIKMNPEEKKVGLSIRAVGEEASRQEVEHYKQPAKSEGKSSSSGSGATTSLGDLINWKRASNEDR
- a CDS encoding carboxypeptidase-like regulatory domain-containing protein, whose product is MNKLFRIVVLSLAALTVSGAVLAWAVPPEKKKESTLRTLEGYIYGQGDAPLPAAVVYLKNTKTLAVKSLYAGDDGSYRFNALSPNTDYEIFAEYKGKRSDTKVLSSFDSRTSARINLHIDTAK
- a CDS encoding lysophospholipid acyltransferase family protein — encoded protein: MSDPTPAIADESPRPARNSFLFWLGGTLAALILRLIGVTLRVTVSIEEGGPPEFCVPATIYSFWHRCILPACWHYRGRDIGVMTSRSEDGEYIARTIEHFGFLPVRGSSSRGGARALLEMRKLIEAGHTVAFTIDGPRGPKYVAKPGPVLLAKSTQKPMLVFHYAVDRAWILNTWDDFIIPKPFARVLVRVSRYMFVPPDADEPAMQRYHQELQAALDRVRIFAEENLRALTRNAS